In the Streptomyces sp. NBC_00525 genome, one interval contains:
- a CDS encoding PD-(D/E)XK nuclease family protein, with translation MTWGRQYSSADGTVRELWIPSFGRAKPDRSAAEKAAIAHVVAQGLPARRRARHTPPPAHALANPTPPERIRVFDFGCADGSLTQLLDWGPDTVRELFRRDAAPAFIAAATGAGVRPGASCVGCKAIGHCGQLPRTAALWGPLRRPLPLRTMRRSLSAWDLRLYGDCPAQYHLVRQLRLNDLTPENPGARRGRVVDTVLNERHAQSPLRSCRGLPQADEGMLPPGHSLEEPLARSALHMLDEHRALCPLDGLTPQETVLTQHRVTAYIPELDVVVLAVPDLVHTRRGRWIWRETKTSAAPLWEGRSLLRAFPQLALAVLLFDRRALGEGPRRGRVELEHLREGPGESGLEAIDPSRPATVAEAREVIADLAEPLLRDNSYEPRTGRHCRSCQVRTWCEQGTAHVSGLTASASNAERGPVKAE, from the coding sequence ATGACCTGGGGTCGTCAGTATTCCTCGGCCGACGGCACGGTCAGGGAGCTGTGGATTCCGTCCTTCGGCCGCGCGAAGCCCGATCGCTCAGCCGCAGAGAAGGCCGCGATCGCCCATGTTGTGGCACAGGGACTGCCTGCCCGGAGACGGGCACGCCACACCCCTCCCCCTGCGCACGCCCTGGCCAACCCGACCCCGCCGGAGCGCATACGAGTCTTCGACTTCGGTTGCGCCGACGGCAGTCTCACCCAGCTGCTCGACTGGGGGCCGGACACCGTACGCGAACTGTTCCGGCGCGATGCGGCACCTGCTTTCATCGCGGCTGCCACGGGCGCCGGTGTGCGCCCCGGCGCCAGCTGCGTCGGCTGCAAGGCCATCGGACACTGTGGCCAATTGCCGCGCACTGCGGCGCTGTGGGGGCCGCTTCGCCGCCCGCTGCCGCTCCGTACCATGCGTCGCTCGCTCTCGGCCTGGGATCTGCGGCTATACGGCGATTGCCCTGCCCAATACCATCTCGTGCGCCAGTTGCGTCTCAACGACCTCACTCCGGAGAACCCCGGGGCACGGCGCGGGCGAGTGGTGGACACCGTGCTGAACGAGCGACATGCACAGTCCCCCCTGCGAAGCTGCCGAGGGCTTCCCCAGGCGGACGAAGGAATGCTCCCCCCCGGGCACTCGCTCGAGGAGCCACTGGCCCGCAGCGCCCTGCACATGCTGGACGAGCACCGAGCGCTCTGTCCGCTGGACGGGCTGACTCCGCAGGAGACTGTTCTGACTCAGCATCGGGTCACCGCATACATCCCCGAGTTGGACGTCGTCGTCCTCGCCGTGCCTGATCTGGTTCACACGCGCCGGGGACGGTGGATCTGGCGGGAGACCAAGACCTCCGCCGCGCCCCTGTGGGAAGGCCGATCGCTGCTGAGGGCCTTCCCTCAACTGGCCCTCGCGGTGCTGCTGTTCGACAGACGAGCCCTGGGGGAAGGGCCTCGCCGCGGTCGTGTCGAGCTGGAACATTTGCGGGAAGGGCCGGGGGAGAGCGGCCTCGAGGCCATCGACCCTAGCCGTCCCGCGACGGTAGCCGAAGCCCGCGAGGTGATCGCGGATCTCGCCGAACCCCTCCTTCGCGACAACTCCTACGAACCCCGTACCGGCCGGCATTGCCGGAGCTGCCAAGTGCGCACCTGGTGCGAGCAAGGCACCGCACACGTCTCCGGACTGACGGCCTCCGCGTCCAATGCTGAGCGAGGGCCGGTGAAGGCCGAGTGA
- a CDS encoding restriction endonuclease-related protein: protein MSGYTGTVPDWLENPDVVLLRDVATAVVRLDEVVRLDSFTLPYPPDAQRALDGLVLACLRGGARPPAGIPEMIHWCRTRPLRSWPLDALPADLFSGGNRLIDPDSGKPTQLCGELEVKGVGNSTGRQYVQLVISEAMSACRAANSPQSYTAFRRLLVTRPVLTEAEWPDISTDLYLDPVQFLIDEIYAPVPAGAGGEGGGVTCARCLTLLTPLVGGGWWCERDRCRHVGPPPFGRRLPVDEVGELRQLRRPLRQFVTGPGHAEVELERKLRRLGLTVEMWPGFDAYDLRVTFPDSHVWAIDVKDWTHPGFLGRSAALVRPEPPYDEACWAVPHFRVRERGDYLETFARERPAHAAGLRLLSDEQVVDAARRRLDGERGPEARIAADSSRAKESEHA, encoded by the coding sequence GTGAGCGGCTACACCGGGACAGTCCCGGACTGGCTGGAGAACCCTGATGTGGTTCTGCTCCGCGATGTGGCCACAGCCGTCGTGCGGCTGGACGAGGTCGTCCGGCTGGACTCCTTCACACTTCCCTATCCCCCGGACGCCCAGCGCGCTCTTGACGGCCTGGTCCTTGCCTGCTTGCGTGGTGGAGCACGGCCCCCTGCGGGGATACCGGAGATGATCCACTGGTGTCGGACCCGTCCCTTGCGGAGTTGGCCCCTGGACGCTCTTCCTGCCGACCTCTTCAGCGGGGGCAACCGGCTCATCGACCCGGACTCGGGGAAACCGACGCAGCTCTGCGGTGAGCTGGAGGTCAAGGGAGTCGGGAACAGCACGGGGCGCCAGTACGTCCAGCTGGTGATCAGCGAGGCCATGAGCGCGTGCCGCGCGGCGAACTCGCCGCAGTCGTACACGGCTTTTCGGCGGCTGCTGGTCACCCGCCCCGTGCTGACCGAGGCGGAGTGGCCCGACATCAGCACCGATCTCTACCTCGATCCGGTTCAGTTCCTCATCGACGAGATCTACGCACCCGTGCCGGCGGGCGCCGGGGGAGAAGGGGGCGGCGTCACCTGCGCGCGTTGCCTCACTTTGCTCACTCCTCTGGTCGGCGGCGGTTGGTGGTGTGAACGCGACCGCTGCCGGCACGTGGGTCCTCCGCCCTTCGGCCGCAGGCTCCCTGTCGATGAGGTGGGGGAGCTGCGACAGCTCCGTCGCCCGCTTCGGCAGTTCGTCACCGGCCCCGGACACGCAGAGGTCGAGCTGGAAAGGAAACTGCGCCGCCTCGGTCTCACCGTCGAGATGTGGCCCGGATTTGACGCGTACGACCTGCGAGTCACTTTTCCCGACAGCCACGTCTGGGCGATCGACGTGAAGGACTGGACCCACCCGGGGTTCCTGGGGCGTTCCGCCGCCCTCGTACGGCCCGAGCCGCCGTACGACGAGGCGTGCTGGGCAGTACCGCACTTTCGTGTCCGCGAACGCGGAGACTACCTGGAAACCTTTGCCCGCGAACGTCCCGCGCATGCGGCAGGGCTCCGCTTGCTCAGCGACGAGCAGGTGGTCGACGCCGCACGGAGGCGCCTCGATGGCGAGCGTGGGCCGGAAGCCCGCATCGCAGCGGATTCCTCAAGGGCGAAGGAAAGCGAACATGCGTGA
- a CDS encoding pPIWI_RE module domain-containing protein, with the protein MYREIRRSAYHLADPTAPWTEDYRVLRFPEHWQSTLLALHNHGRPEGERHRSLPTRNLDTALQTLAPEVIVRPRARLPVDGGTVPSEDFWLYVPADAPDPLPGRAGGQVFNAWLRTLVPRRGEQDPELRALVLRCSDELTGTPLGWESAPKVDLLGAPPSDGGAAAPEPRQFQLATDALARRIRALGPYPFEGGELRFQALPRGSRDQGAELMSQPLCRTIKRKEWWFSITLNISLHTVPFEPRPRLHLHWGVRRWATHPRSASGRLPLPYGRSTTVHLRPKIPWLPGVPATERGALARLRRDRASDGFTWAENDPAGILHQLSVVGRFPVPDRLLADPADWIGDGPGVRAAVVHSNHMGVHEVGPGLMPHQRSQLTAWAEAALPPGVVRLPDLVRGRGRGIGAPANRRPKPVGEPAKKAEEVRVALARRRALAVLAERTELTTEPDVERAYVTARLLWRTSELRRHAIREFAKTLGLDGDGGADALSDQDFDDARPGRPAVLEWRSPELVVRLRCLPLIRGLGDRLVLDPSITRKGERTARALAVRRRELDTWLRADGADRSRPSLALVEIAHRTTFREAGTDPKFASRLGCADAGVLTQFVVTPSGERRIANADTVEHRARQAWLDGFRQLGVRVLPEHTLGDSLPAGLQYAALWMVKRRKDGPTRLPRHLPVAVLVTPLLEGEGLCVVRGWDDDTRTWIPYPHFLLGLVKKAEVNSSALDDPGSGGTAQNAPRITAKMRRSNLSEQRKETARFLQRMLHSLRSQPTVLLTHAQNSRSHWPWLQDRQVEPDTVKIGHAPRGGIDDELRLVRIRGRAGRETAQWWGLAEPGKAHGQPAGFWSTPSGGGEDRPVGERVFYSSTERPGTFAVSPALDRLAARVNAAGNLTSQAGTGAWNPTLTEIAVLGCHADPDAGPLPLRTPDEPNAIALAMHQLRMAPDYPVALSLPLPLHLAGLAQAYVLPTVAAEDEEAETVDGEGASTRSDQGNESSPDEPEPDELGAPVLEAEAETPGWSASR; encoded by the coding sequence GTGTACCGAGAGATCCGGCGTTCCGCCTACCACCTCGCAGACCCGACTGCCCCGTGGACCGAGGACTACCGAGTCCTGCGGTTCCCGGAACACTGGCAGAGCACGCTCCTGGCACTCCACAACCACGGCCGCCCCGAGGGCGAGCGGCACCGCAGTCTGCCGACGAGAAACCTGGACACGGCACTGCAGACACTCGCTCCGGAGGTGATCGTGCGACCGCGAGCCCGGCTTCCCGTCGACGGGGGAACCGTACCGTCCGAGGACTTCTGGCTGTACGTGCCAGCGGACGCACCCGATCCCCTCCCCGGCCGGGCCGGTGGTCAGGTATTCAATGCCTGGCTCCGCACGCTCGTTCCCCGGAGGGGCGAGCAGGACCCGGAGCTGCGTGCCCTTGTCCTGCGGTGCAGCGACGAGCTGACGGGTACCCCGTTGGGCTGGGAGAGCGCGCCGAAAGTGGACCTCCTCGGCGCCCCTCCGTCCGACGGAGGGGCGGCCGCGCCGGAGCCCCGGCAGTTCCAACTCGCCACCGACGCACTCGCCCGACGTATCCGGGCCCTGGGCCCCTACCCCTTCGAGGGAGGTGAACTGCGCTTCCAGGCATTGCCCCGCGGGTCCCGGGACCAAGGGGCGGAGCTGATGTCACAACCCTTGTGCCGTACCATCAAGCGCAAGGAGTGGTGGTTCTCCATTACCCTCAACATCTCGCTGCACACCGTTCCTTTCGAACCGCGGCCGAGGCTGCACCTGCACTGGGGTGTACGCCGCTGGGCCACCCACCCCCGGTCCGCCTCCGGACGGTTGCCGCTACCGTACGGCCGGTCGACCACGGTCCATCTGCGGCCGAAGATCCCCTGGCTGCCCGGAGTGCCGGCGACCGAACGAGGCGCTCTGGCCCGGCTGCGGCGTGACCGTGCGTCCGACGGCTTCACGTGGGCCGAAAACGATCCGGCCGGCATTCTGCACCAGCTCAGCGTCGTCGGGCGGTTCCCGGTTCCGGACCGGCTGCTGGCCGACCCTGCTGACTGGATCGGTGACGGCCCCGGAGTGCGGGCCGCCGTCGTCCACAGCAACCACATGGGCGTGCACGAAGTCGGTCCAGGCCTTATGCCCCACCAGAGGTCTCAGCTCACCGCTTGGGCGGAAGCAGCGCTGCCTCCGGGCGTGGTCCGTCTGCCCGACCTGGTGCGCGGCCGGGGAAGGGGCATCGGTGCGCCTGCCAACCGACGTCCCAAGCCGGTCGGCGAGCCGGCAAAGAAGGCCGAGGAAGTGCGCGTCGCACTGGCCCGGCGTCGCGCGCTCGCGGTTCTCGCGGAGCGTACTGAGCTCACCACCGAACCGGATGTCGAACGGGCGTACGTAACGGCTCGGCTGCTGTGGCGGACCTCGGAATTGCGCCGCCACGCGATCCGGGAATTTGCTAAGACGCTGGGCCTCGACGGCGACGGCGGAGCAGACGCCCTGTCGGATCAGGACTTCGACGATGCCCGGCCGGGGCGGCCGGCAGTGCTCGAGTGGCGAAGTCCTGAACTCGTGGTGCGATTGCGGTGCCTGCCGCTCATCCGCGGCTTGGGAGACCGGCTTGTGCTCGACCCGTCCATCACCCGCAAGGGAGAGAGAACGGCTCGTGCCCTGGCCGTTCGCCGCCGGGAACTGGACACATGGCTGCGCGCGGATGGCGCCGACCGGAGTCGCCCCAGCCTCGCCCTGGTCGAGATCGCTCACCGTACGACATTCCGTGAGGCAGGCACGGACCCCAAGTTCGCCAGTCGCCTGGGATGTGCCGACGCGGGCGTGCTGACGCAGTTCGTCGTCACGCCGTCCGGCGAACGCCGGATCGCGAACGCCGACACCGTCGAACACCGGGCCCGCCAAGCCTGGCTGGATGGCTTTCGGCAGCTCGGCGTTCGGGTCCTGCCTGAGCACACGCTGGGTGATTCTCTGCCGGCGGGCCTGCAATACGCAGCTCTCTGGATGGTCAAACGGCGCAAGGACGGTCCTACCCGGCTGCCGAGACACCTGCCGGTCGCCGTGCTCGTCACCCCGCTCCTCGAAGGCGAAGGGCTCTGCGTCGTCCGCGGGTGGGACGACGACACCCGCACTTGGATTCCCTACCCTCATTTTCTGCTCGGACTGGTGAAGAAGGCCGAGGTCAATTCCTCCGCCCTCGACGATCCCGGTTCCGGTGGCACGGCGCAGAACGCCCCGCGCATCACGGCGAAGATGCGGCGAAGCAACCTGTCCGAACAGCGCAAGGAGACCGCACGCTTCCTTCAGCGAATGTTGCACTCGCTGCGCAGCCAACCGACCGTGCTCCTCACCCATGCGCAGAACAGCAGGTCGCATTGGCCCTGGCTGCAGGACAGGCAGGTCGAACCCGACACGGTCAAGATCGGTCATGCGCCGCGGGGAGGAATCGACGATGAACTGCGCCTAGTCCGGATTCGGGGACGTGCCGGTCGGGAAACGGCCCAGTGGTGGGGCCTGGCCGAGCCGGGCAAGGCCCACGGCCAGCCGGCGGGGTTCTGGTCGACACCTTCTGGTGGGGGTGAAGACCGTCCCGTCGGGGAGCGGGTATTCTACAGCAGTACGGAGCGTCCCGGAACCTTTGCGGTCTCACCGGCGCTCGACAGGCTTGCCGCCAGGGTCAACGCCGCCGGCAACCTCACCTCCCAGGCCGGTACGGGCGCTTGGAACCCCACGTTGACCGAGATTGCCGTGCTCGGATGTCATGCGGATCCGGACGCCGGGCCACTGCCGCTTCGTACGCCTGACGAACCTAACGCCATTGCCCTTGCGATGCATCAGCTGCGCATGGCTCCCGACTATCCGGTAGCGCTGTCGCTGCCGCTTCCCCTGCACCTTGCCGGACTTGCCCAGGCATACGTCCTTCCCACTGTCGCGGCAGAGGACGAGGAGGCGGAAACAGTGGACGGGGAAGGCGCGTCGACACGTTCCGACCAGGGCAATGAGAGTTCTCCCGATGAACCGGAGCCGGATGAACTCGGCGCACCGGTCCTGGAGGCCGAGGCCGAAACACCGGGGTGGTCGGCTTCCCGCTGA
- a CDS encoding tetratricopeptide repeat protein, whose translation MRSRKATELLAVLLVSADRRASHVEIMRYLWPGESLNQNRIRQVFHQLRLSLPEICSESNERGFCRICVESQEIDHLRFRKLLVSADSARDSSLRLKMLRDALGEWRGEPFETLEGAAFDRKREELVAELREATASCVQAELECSHPSAALDRVDSALARWPTSEALLELKVRALRTLGRQDEIPQILEEWEQGVGRSTVHLLLADTSGEPGREGATSLRPMVVPRPRQIPLGPAQLVGRRGERELLTKVLLGRVPGRSRLAALSGMPGVGKSALAGEVAVALDQYFADGILRVDLAGVAPDGLLRHEHVIARLLNDLGVRPATPTLDGMVSAYRTALADRAVLLILDNARNDKQVRQLLPPPGPSAAIVVGRCYLDGLGIREQAELIALEPLGREDATELIRVRLGDQHMRTADPFVADIVEHCSGLPLALGIMAARIARRPAQALPDVVRELREESTRLRSLDLGSADSSVRLSLDASHRQLSASASRLLRRLAIHPGPTISWPALRAIAPEDAAHIGGATDELVRMSLVTEPSFERYAMHDLIRVYAESLSREWTEGERLRVVKRVLHFLLHQAWACDRRLEPGRRLPIDRPGALSLMTPAGTTEAMEWFEAEYSTLTNAVALAQRYELNYYTWLLPMTLVTFQWRSDRHLDALCGLTRALPAAIRESGPADVAMVHRMLAGTHRAVGNAEAAVRELNRAVRISDDDGDVLGAALGRHTLGVLLQESGVPGEALEHFGAALAAFEELDDILGRGAVLNGIGSAHYDLGNYEEARGHFLHALSVLAGTADINAQAHAHFSLGRIDMARANPESAVVELVRARVLYRSLAYGSREARTLVWLAKALRAAGRNSESAEAMGQAGAVMRRLGEMDVDTALGRLAHLP comes from the coding sequence ATGAGATCACGAAAGGCGACCGAACTATTGGCTGTCCTGCTCGTCTCGGCCGATCGCCGGGCATCCCATGTCGAGATCATGCGGTACCTGTGGCCGGGGGAGTCTTTGAATCAAAATCGAATTCGTCAGGTCTTTCACCAGCTTCGACTTTCCCTCCCGGAGATTTGCTCCGAGAGCAACGAAAGAGGATTCTGTCGGATCTGTGTCGAATCTCAGGAGATCGACCACCTGCGCTTCCGAAAACTGCTGGTTTCAGCAGATTCTGCGCGAGACTCCTCGTTGCGACTCAAGATGCTCCGCGATGCGCTGGGTGAATGGCGTGGGGAACCTTTCGAAACACTGGAAGGTGCCGCTTTCGATCGGAAACGCGAAGAACTGGTGGCGGAGCTGCGGGAGGCTACGGCTTCCTGTGTCCAGGCGGAGCTTGAGTGCTCTCATCCAAGTGCCGCACTCGACCGGGTCGACTCTGCATTGGCCAGATGGCCGACCAGCGAGGCGTTGCTCGAACTCAAAGTACGTGCCTTGCGCACGCTTGGCAGACAGGACGAGATCCCTCAGATCCTGGAGGAGTGGGAACAGGGAGTCGGCCGCTCCACGGTTCATCTGCTGCTTGCGGACACCTCGGGAGAGCCCGGTCGGGAGGGCGCCACCTCACTTCGGCCGATGGTCGTTCCGAGACCCCGCCAGATTCCCCTTGGCCCGGCGCAACTGGTAGGGCGTCGAGGAGAACGCGAGCTGCTGACGAAAGTGCTGCTGGGGCGGGTTCCGGGGCGGTCCCGACTGGCCGCCCTCTCGGGAATGCCCGGAGTCGGAAAATCCGCTCTCGCGGGCGAGGTGGCGGTGGCGCTCGATCAGTACTTCGCGGACGGAATCCTTCGCGTTGATCTCGCAGGGGTCGCCCCCGATGGGCTGCTCCGGCACGAGCACGTCATCGCCCGGCTTCTGAACGACCTCGGAGTGCGTCCCGCGACGCCGACGCTCGACGGCATGGTCTCCGCGTACCGCACCGCCCTCGCGGACCGCGCGGTCCTGCTGATCCTGGATAATGCGCGGAACGACAAACAGGTTCGTCAGCTGCTCCCTCCGCCGGGGCCCAGTGCGGCGATCGTCGTCGGCCGCTGCTACCTGGACGGGCTCGGGATCAGGGAGCAAGCCGAACTCATCGCTCTCGAACCGCTCGGGCGGGAGGACGCTACCGAACTTATTCGAGTGCGACTGGGCGACCAGCACATGCGCACGGCCGATCCCTTCGTGGCCGACATCGTCGAGCACTGTTCCGGCCTCCCGCTGGCACTCGGGATCATGGCCGCGAGAATTGCCCGGCGTCCTGCACAAGCGCTTCCGGATGTGGTGCGTGAGCTGCGAGAGGAGAGCACCCGGTTGCGCTCGCTCGATCTGGGTTCCGCCGACTCGAGCGTGCGCCTGTCGCTCGACGCCTCCCACCGGCAGCTTTCTGCATCGGCGTCGAGATTGCTTCGACGGCTGGCGATCCATCCCGGGCCGACGATCAGCTGGCCTGCGCTGCGAGCGATCGCTCCCGAGGACGCGGCCCACATCGGTGGAGCGACGGACGAGCTCGTGCGGATGAGCCTGGTCACCGAGCCCTCCTTCGAGCGATACGCGATGCACGATCTGATCCGGGTCTATGCCGAGTCGCTATCCCGCGAGTGGACCGAAGGTGAGCGGCTGCGTGTCGTGAAGCGAGTGCTGCATTTCCTGCTGCACCAAGCCTGGGCCTGCGATCGCCGGTTGGAGCCTGGCCGCCGGTTGCCGATTGATCGGCCCGGCGCCCTGAGCTTGATGACGCCGGCTGGTACCACGGAGGCGATGGAGTGGTTCGAAGCGGAGTACTCGACCCTGACCAACGCCGTCGCACTGGCTCAGCGATACGAACTCAACTACTACACTTGGTTGTTGCCGATGACATTGGTGACCTTCCAATGGCGGTCCGATCGGCATTTGGATGCGCTTTGCGGCCTCACCCGCGCCCTCCCCGCCGCAATACGTGAGTCGGGCCCGGCCGATGTGGCCATGGTGCACCGTATGCTCGCGGGCACCCATCGGGCGGTGGGAAATGCCGAGGCCGCCGTGCGAGAGCTGAACCGAGCGGTTCGGATCAGTGACGACGACGGAGACGTACTGGGCGCAGCCCTGGGGCGTCACACCCTCGGGGTCCTCCTGCAAGAGAGTGGCGTACCCGGAGAGGCGCTGGAACACTTCGGCGCTGCCCTGGCGGCCTTCGAGGAACTCGACGACATCCTTGGCCGAGGAGCCGTGCTGAACGGCATTGGCAGTGCGCATTACGACTTGGGGAACTATGAAGAAGCACGGGGACACTTCCTGCATGCCCTTTCCGTGCTGGCGGGCACGGCGGACATCAATGCCCAGGCGCATGCGCACTTCAGCCTGGGCCGCATCGACATGGCACGGGCGAATCCCGAGTCCGCTGTCGTAGAGTTGGTGCGCGCCCGCGTTCTGTACCGTTCACTGGCCTACGGGAGCAGGGAAGCCCGGACACTGGTCTGGCTTGCGAAGGCGCTCCGCGCCGCTGGACGGAACTCCGAGTCGGCCGAGGCGATGGGGCAGGCCGGAGCAGTTATGCGAAGGCTGGGCGAGATGGATGTCGACACGGCTCTTGGCCGACTTGCTCACCTTCCATAA
- a CDS encoding methyltransferase: protein MERAYPHLIEAVRSGSPVYRGTGGDAPDFYADVDGDSERAAAFAEAMAPPDRQHRGRPRRGVRLRRVRHGGGRGGGNGTLLRTLLSRPTGLKSTVLDLPGTADVARGRPAEAGLGGRGTAVGGSYFDPLPPGDVYILSSICWTWRARTPCGSCATARPRAHRTHLGGLRGMARGRRGPALRLHARQPVRTRPHRRTAAGQEGAGWARRRGRPLDCAG from the coding sequence ATGGAGCGGGCGTACCCGCACCTGATCGAGGCCGTGCGCAGCGGCTCCCCCGTTTACCGAGGCACCGGCGGCGACGCGCCGGACTTCTACGCCGATGTCGATGGGGACTCGGAGCGGGCCGCCGCCTTCGCGGAGGCGATGGCGCCGCCAGACCGCCAGCACCGCGGCCGCCCTCGCCGAGGCGTACGACTTCGGCGCGTTCGCCACGGTGGTGGACGTGGCGGCGGCAACGGCACCCTCCTGCGTACGCTGCTGTCCCGCCCCACAGGCCTCAAAAGCACGGTCCTCGACCTGCCCGGCACCGCAGACGTGGCCCGCGGGCGGCCGGCCGAGGCCGGTCTCGGCGGCCGCGGCACGGCCGTGGGCGGCAGCTATTTCGACCCGCTGCCGCCGGGTGACGTGTACATACTCTCCAGCATCTGCTGGACCTGGAGAGCGAGGACGCCCTGCGGGTCCTGCGCAACCGCGCGTCCGCGGGCACACCGGACACACCTGGGTGGTCTGCGTGGAATGGCTCGCGGGCGGCGAGGGCCCGCCCTACGCCTGCACGCACGTCAACCTGTACGAACTCGTCCTCACCGGAGGACGGCTGCGGGACAGGAAGGAGCTGGATGGGCTCGCCGAAGAGGCCGGCCTCTCGACTGTGCCGGCTGA
- a CDS encoding methyltransferase family protein — translation MSTDQPSADATAEQPQQPDKATRWRASTLDLLGPYAVRVATSVGLADLIAAGHTSADDLAREAGTAPGATARLLRYLAARGVFRERTPRALRPPPSCCAATTPGACTSTWTPREPRGAWSGRTRT, via the coding sequence GTGTCTACCGATCAGCCCTCGGCGGACGCGACCGCCGAGCAACCCCAACAGCCCGACAAGGCCACCCGCTGGCGGGCTTCCACGCTCGATCTCCTCGGCCCCTACGCGGTACGCGTCGCCACCTCCGTGGGGCTGGCCGACCTCATCGCCGCCGGCCACACGTCCGCCGACGACCTGGCGCGCGAGGCGGGCACGGCCCCGGGGGCGACCGCACGGCTGCTGCGCTACCTGGCCGCCCGGGGCGTGTTCCGGGAGCGCACCCCCAGGGCACTTCGCCCCCCGCCGAGCTGCTGCGCAGCGACAACCCCTGGGGCCTGCACGAGCACCTGGACGCCACGGGAACCTCGGGGCGCATGGAGCGGGCGTACCCGCACCTGA
- a CDS encoding winged helix-turn-helix domain-containing protein has product MGTPFEELAGLDRLIHEPGRLAIVSALAACDSADFLFLHRITGLSRGNLSAHLTVLEKAEIVRVTKGFSGKRPRTWVELTPHGRQAVAGYWEGMGRLRGMVAEWRREGGAE; this is encoded by the coding sequence GTGGGTACGCCCTTCGAGGAGCTCGCCGGCCTGGACCGGCTCATTCACGAACCCGGCCGGCTCGCCATCGTCTCGGCGCTGGCGGCCTGTGACAGCGCCGACTTCCTCTTCCTGCACCGGATCACCGGACTGTCGCGGGGCAACCTCAGCGCGCATCTGACCGTGCTGGAGAAGGCGGAGATCGTACGCGTCACCAAGGGGTTCTCCGGCAAGCGCCCGCGCACCTGGGTCGAACTGACGCCGCACGGGCGGCAGGCCGTCGCGGGGTACTGGGAGGGCATGGGCCGGCTGCGGGGCATGGTCGCCGAATGGCGACGGGAGGGCGGGGCCGAATGA